One Ananas comosus cultivar F153 linkage group 1, ASM154086v1, whole genome shotgun sequence DNA window includes the following coding sequences:
- the LOC109708444 gene encoding kinesin-like protein KIN-5C — MGSRQEKDKAVNVQVILRCRPFSEDELRNNAPQVVTCNDYQREVAISQTIAGKQIDRIFTFDKVFGPSAKQKDLYDQAVIPIVNEVLEGFNCTIFAYGQTGTGKTYTMEGECRKAKNGPKGQLPSDAGVIPRAVKQIFDTLESQNAEYSVKVTFIELYNEEITDLLAPEELSKIALEDRQKKPLPLMEDGKGGVLVRGIEEEIVTSADEIFTLLERGSAKRRTAETLLNKQSSRSHSLFSITIHIKEATPEGVELIKCGKLNLVDLAGSENISRSGAREGRAREAGEINKSLLTLGRVITALVEHLGHIPYRDSKLTRLLRDSLGGRTKTCIIATVSPSVYCLEETLSTLDYAHRAKNIKNRPEVNQKMMKSTLIKDLYGEIERLKAEVYAAREKVGVYIPKERYHQEESERKAMAEQIEQMGVSLETKEKQIEELQEKYDTQLQYSADLSKKLEATEKSLDYTSKLLATTKDELKQVQYNLNERDYIISEQRKAENALAHQACVLRSDLEKSIRDNASLYSKIAREDKQNSANRSVVDSFKADLKEKLGALCSTVASSMTQQNEHLRSVEKLCQSCLDFHEKAALGLKKKLLASKALYASHIEAIQNVVRLHKASSNASFEELSCIASTNCYSLDQLLAMQEGEANLIFGDLQNLLCNQRGEIAHFTEELRKRFRVSLDRTTEVSGFILGLLNNLMEEIAKLQNHSSHAHEAQVKSFADFQRAYEEQSKSEEEKLLADISNLVSSHMRRQKELVDRRINGLADAAVISKAFSDEHVEKMYRETNDSKRKWEDFSKQAENDCVEGSKFSSAKHCRMELLLQQCVNTVDAASQQWKKTHVSVSEMSSKQVSEMESLIKSAIKANEQHDDEVATARSAAEADVANKCKDIIQHFEDVLYNERDSASGMMKAVEAHSMTLQELRAEHSSHVEDINRNAEDAFQHSYKDYESTGETPVRSELDVPSKAVIESLRTMPMEALLEEFRENNPSDCGKEPKPSLIPRSPLTQINKQIS, encoded by the exons ATGGGATCGCGCCAGGAGAAAGACAAGGCCGTCAATGTACAAGTCATCCTCCGATGCAG GCCTTTTAGTGAGGACGAGCTTCGGAACAACGCGCCTCAGGTGGTGACGTGCAACGATTACCAGAGAGAGGTCGCCATCTCACAGACCATCGCCGGGAAGCAGATAGATCGGATTTTCACGTTTGATAAG GTCTTTGGCCCATCAGCTAAGCAGAAAGATCTCTATGATCAAGCTGTAATTCCCATTGTGAATGAGGTTTTGGAGGGTTTTAACTGTACCATATTCGCTTATGGTCAGACTGGTACAGGGAAAACTTACACTATGGAAGGTGAATGCAGAAAAGCTAAG AATGGACCTAAAGGTCAGTTACCTTCAGATGCTGGTGTTATACCAAGGGCTGTGAAACAGATTTTTGACACATTAGAAAGTCAAAATGCGGAGTACAGTGTAAAGGTTACATTTATTGAGCTGTATAATGAAGAAATTACTGACTTGCTTGCTCCAGAAGAGTTGTCAAAAATTGCCTTAGAGGATCGACAGAAAAAGCCATTACCTCTAATGGAGGATGGTAAAGGAGGTGTATTGGTAAGAGGAATAGAGGAAGAAATAGTCACCAGTGCAGATGAGATTTTTACTCTTCTAGAACGAGGGTCAGCAAAGCGCCGTACAGCTGAGACTTTGTTAAATAAACAGTCCAG TCGATCACACTCCCTATTTTCTATCACTATTCACATCAAAGAGGCAACTCCGGAAGGTGTAGAACTAATAAAATGTGGGAAACTAAATCTAGTCGATCTTGCTGGATCTGAGAATATTTCACGTTCAGGTGCTAGGGAg GGAAGGGCAAGAGAAGCTGGTGAGATCAACAAAAGCTTACTTACTTTGGGACGTGTTATTACTGCTTTAGTGGAGCATCTTGGACACATTCCCTACAG AGACAGCAAGCTTACACGATTGCTTCGTGATTCACTGGGTGGTAGGACTAAGACGTGTATTATCGCTACTGTTTCGCCTTCTGTATACTGCCTAGAGGAGACCCTTAGTACATTAGATTATGCTCACAgggcaaaaaatattaaaaacaggCCTGAG GTTAatcaaaaaatgatgaaatcAACATTAATTAAAGATCTTTATGGCGAAATTGAGCGTCTTAAAGCAG AGGTATATGCTGCTAGAGAAAAAGTTGGAGTATATATTCCGAAGGAAAGATATCATCAAGAGGAGAGTGAAAGAAAG GCAATGGCAGAACAAATTGAGCAAATGGGAGTTTCATTGGAAACAAAGGAGAAG CAAATTGAGGAGTTGCAAGAAAAGTATGACACTCAGCTTCAGTATTCTGCTGACCTTAGCAAAAAGCTCGAGGCCACAGAG AAAAGTTTAGATTACACAAGCAAGCTACTAGCTACAACAAAGGATGAACTGAAGCAAGTTCAGTATAATCTAAACGAGAGAGATTACATAATATCAGAACAGAGGAAAGCAG AAAATGCTTTAGCACATCAAGCCTGTGTTCTGCGATCAGACTTGGAAAAATCAATTCGTGACAATGCTTCACTATACTCTAAAATAG CTAGAGAAGACAAACAGAATTCAGCCAATAGGTCTGTCGTGGATAGCTTCAAAGCTGATCTCAAAGAAAAGTTAGGGGCTCTATGCAGTACTGTTGCTTCGTCCATGACTCAGCAGAATGAACACCTCAGATCTGTTGAGAAACTATGCCAATCTTGTCTTGATTTCCATGAAAAG GCTGCTTTAGGACTAAAGAAAAAGCTGCTAGCTTCGAAAGCTTTGTATGCTTCACACATAGAGGCCATCCAAAATGTTGTGCGGTTGCATAAAGCAAGCTCTAATGCTAGCTTTGAGGAACTATCATGCATTGCTTCTACCAACTGCTATTCTCTTGATCAG TTACTAGCTATGCAAGAAGGAGAGGCAAATCTAATTTTTGGTGATCTACAAAATTTGTTGTGCAATCAACGTGGGGAAATTGCACATTTCACGGAAGAGTTGCGCAAG AGGTTCCGCGTAAGTCTAGATCGAACAACAGAAGTATCAGGTTTTATTCTTGGGCTACTCAACAACCTTATGGAGGAAATTGCTAAGCTTCAAAACCACTCAAGTCATGCCCATGAAGCTCAGGTCAAGAGCTTTGCTGATTTCCAAAGGGCTTATGAG GAGCAGTCAAAATCGGAAGAAGAAAAGCTTTTAGCAGACATAAGCAATTTAGTCTCCAGCCACATGCGTCGACAAAAAGAACTG GTGGATCGGAGAATAAATGGGTTGGCTGATGCTGCCGTGATATCTAAGGCGTTTTCGGATGAGCACGTGGAGAAAATGTATAGGGAAACAAATGATTCAAAAAGGAAATGGGAAGACTTCTCAAAACAAGCCGAGAATGACTGCGTGGAAGGCTCCAAGTTTTCTTCAGCAAAACATTGTCGCATGGAACTTTTGCTCCAACAATG CGTAAACACTGTTGATGCTGCTTCTCAACAATGGAAGAAAACACACGTGTCGGTTAGTGAGATGAGCAGTAAACAAGTTTCTGAAATGGAATCACTTATTAA GAGTGCTATCAAGGCTAACGAACAACATGACGATGAGGTTGCTACTGCTCGAAGTGCAGCAGAAGCTGATGTAGCCAATAAATGCAAAGATATTATCCAGCACTTTGAGG ATGTATTGTATAATGAGAGAGATTCAGCTTCGGGAATGATGAAGGCAGTAGAAGCTCACTCCATGACCCTGCAAGAACTGCGAGCAGAACACTCAAGTCATGTTGAGGATATTAACCGGAATGCAGAAGATGCGTTCCAACATAGTTATAAG GACTATGAATCGACCGGTGAGACTCCGGTTCGGTCTGAATTGGACGTGCCGAGCAAGGCTGTGATTGAGTCGCTCCGAACGATGCCAATGGAAGCCCTCCTCGAAGAGTTCCGGGAGAATAATCCTTCAGACTGTGGGAAGGAGCCCAAGCCTTCACTTATACCGCGATCACCGCTTACGCAGATAAATAAACAAATCTCCTGA